In Juglans microcarpa x Juglans regia isolate MS1-56 chromosome 8D, Jm3101_v1.0, whole genome shotgun sequence, the following are encoded in one genomic region:
- the LOC121242809 gene encoding protein MRG1-like isoform X2 — protein MGSSKTGATDSSATESDITKTDPDMEIDGDDGDCPPDTDSCPFSEGEKVLAFHSVRIYEAKIEYQMEWRFFVHYPGWSKNWDEWVGVDRLMKFTEENVQKQQALNKKQSFEKNTKLARASLIKPKSSHMARAKKRKTDFVSKEDGNLLLDRLVNIQLPPPLKKQLVDDCEFITHLGKLVKLPRTPNVDDILRKYLDYRMKKDGLISDSVGEVLKGLRCYFDKVLPVMLLYKSERQQYDEANSDDVSPSTVYGAEHLLRLFVKLPELLYHANIEEETLMELQQKLIDFLKFLQKHQSAFFLSTYHVPEDIETSTNN, from the exons ATGGGAAGCTCAAAGACTGGGGCTACTGACTCCTCCGCCACCGAGTCCGACATCACCAAGACCGACCCCGACATGGAAATTGACGGCGACGACGGCGATTGCCCTCCTGACACCGATTCCTGCCCCTTCTCCGAAGGAGAAAAGGTCCTTGCTTTCCATAGCGTCCGCATATACGAAGCCAAG ATTGAATACCAGATGGAGTGGAGGTTTTTTGTTCATTATCCT GGATGGAGCAAAAA CTGGGATGAATGGGTAGGTGTGGATCGCCTGATGAAGTTTACTGAAGAAAATGTGCAGAAACAGCAGGCCCTCAATAAGAAGCAATCCTTTGAGAAGAATACAAAGCTAGCTCGAGCTTCACTGATTAAACCAAAAAGTTCCCACA TGGCAAGGGCCAAGAAGCGAAAGACTGACTTTGTTAGTAAG GAGGATGGCAATTTACTCTTGGACAGGCTGGTGAACATCCAACTCCCACCTCCGCTAAAGAAACAATTGGTTGACGATTGTGAATTTATTACTCATTTAGGCAAG CTTGTTAAACTTCCACGTACCCCAAATGTTGATGACATATTGAGGAAGTATTTGGATTATAGGATGAAGAAGGATGGCTT AATATCTGATTCAGTTGGAGAAGTTCTGAAAGGATTACGTTGTTACTTCGACAAAGTATTGCCAGTGATGCTTCTATACAAAAGTGAGCGTCAGCAATATGATGAAGCAAATTCAGATGATGTCTCTCCTTCAACTGTATATGGTGCTGAACATCTTTTACGCCTTTTCG TTAAGTTGCCCGAGTTATTGTACCATGCCAACATTGAAGAGGAGACATTGATGGAACTGCAGCAAAAATTAATTGACTTTCTCAA
- the LOC121242809 gene encoding protein MRG1-like isoform X1, which yields MGSSKTGATDSSATESDITKTDPDMEIDGDDGDCPPDTDSCPFSEGEKVLAFHSVRIYEAKVTKIEYQMEWRFFVHYPGWSKNWDEWVGVDRLMKFTEENVQKQQALNKKQSFEKNTKLARASLIKPKSSHMARAKKRKTDFVSKEDGNLLLDRLVNIQLPPPLKKQLVDDCEFITHLGKLVKLPRTPNVDDILRKYLDYRMKKDGLISDSVGEVLKGLRCYFDKVLPVMLLYKSERQQYDEANSDDVSPSTVYGAEHLLRLFVKLPELLYHANIEEETLMELQQKLIDFLKFLQKHQSAFFLSTYHVPEDIETSTNN from the exons ATGGGAAGCTCAAAGACTGGGGCTACTGACTCCTCCGCCACCGAGTCCGACATCACCAAGACCGACCCCGACATGGAAATTGACGGCGACGACGGCGATTGCCCTCCTGACACCGATTCCTGCCCCTTCTCCGAAGGAGAAAAGGTCCTTGCTTTCCATAGCGTCCGCATATACGAAGCCAAG GTGACAAAGATTGAATACCAGATGGAGTGGAGGTTTTTTGTTCATTATCCT GGATGGAGCAAAAA CTGGGATGAATGGGTAGGTGTGGATCGCCTGATGAAGTTTACTGAAGAAAATGTGCAGAAACAGCAGGCCCTCAATAAGAAGCAATCCTTTGAGAAGAATACAAAGCTAGCTCGAGCTTCACTGATTAAACCAAAAAGTTCCCACA TGGCAAGGGCCAAGAAGCGAAAGACTGACTTTGTTAGTAAG GAGGATGGCAATTTACTCTTGGACAGGCTGGTGAACATCCAACTCCCACCTCCGCTAAAGAAACAATTGGTTGACGATTGTGAATTTATTACTCATTTAGGCAAG CTTGTTAAACTTCCACGTACCCCAAATGTTGATGACATATTGAGGAAGTATTTGGATTATAGGATGAAGAAGGATGGCTT AATATCTGATTCAGTTGGAGAAGTTCTGAAAGGATTACGTTGTTACTTCGACAAAGTATTGCCAGTGATGCTTCTATACAAAAGTGAGCGTCAGCAATATGATGAAGCAAATTCAGATGATGTCTCTCCTTCAACTGTATATGGTGCTGAACATCTTTTACGCCTTTTCG TTAAGTTGCCCGAGTTATTGTACCATGCCAACATTGAAGAGGAGACATTGATGGAACTGCAGCAAAAATTAATTGACTTTCTCAA